The following are encoded in a window of Carya illinoinensis cultivar Pawnee chromosome 15, C.illinoinensisPawnee_v1, whole genome shotgun sequence genomic DNA:
- the LOC122296998 gene encoding UDP-glucuronate 4-epimerase 3-like, whose translation MRVWGRLGREEMGIFSKNSGDFPGVSREMHPQGEYTKSTGSGGKKRGPAQLRVFNLGNTSPVPVSDLVSILDRLLKVKVKRHIMKLPRNGDVQFTHANISLAERELGYKPSTDLQTGLKKFVRWYLNYYSGGKKAAG comes from the exons ATGAGAGTTTGGGGACGATTGGGTCGCGAGGAAATGGGGATTTTCTCGAAAAACAGTGGGGATTTTCCAGGCGTTTCTCGAGAAA TGCACCCGCAAGGAGAATATACAAAGAGCACTGGGAGTGGTGGGAAGAAGAGGGGCCCAGCTCAACTGCGGGTTTTCAATTTGGGAAATACTTCACCCGTGCCGGTTTCAGACCTTGTGAGCATTTTAGATAGGCTCTTGAAGGTGAAGGTCAAGAGACATATCATGAAGTTGCCACGAAATGGGGATGTCCAGTTTACTCACGCCAATATCAGCTTGGCTGAGAGGGAACTTGGTTATAAGCCCTCAACGGATCTGCAGACGGGCTTGAAGAAGTTTGTGAGGTGGTATCTCAATTACTATTCTGGTGGGAAAAAGGCTGCcggctga
- the LOC122296345 gene encoding trafficking protein particle complex subunit 5 isoform X2 — protein MIGVGKIKQYSNVLDKPLAKGKQEVSLSAFAFLFSELVQYNQTQVDNIAELERRLEDAGYAVGARVLELLCHRDKGNRRETRLLGILSFVHSTVWKVLFGKVADSLEKGTEHEDEYMISEKELLVNRFISIPKDMGTFNCGAFVAGIVRGVLDSAGFPAVVTAHFVPMEGQQRPRTTILIKFAEEVLRREARLG, from the exons ATGATCGGAGTAGGGAAGATCAAGCAGTACTCCAACGTTCTCGACAAGCCCCTCGCCAAGGGCAAGCAAGAG GTGAGTTTGAGTGCGTTTGCCTTCTTGTTTTCGGAGCTTGTGCAGTATAATCAGACGCAGGTGGACAATATCGCCGAGTTAGAAAGAAG ACTGGAGGATGCAGGCTATGCTGTCGGTGCTCGAGTTTTGGAACTTCTTTGCCATAGGGATAAG GGAAATCGAAGGGAAACACGATTGCTGGGCATTCTCTCCTTTGTACACAGTACCGTGTGGAAGGTGTTATTTGGAAAG GTGGCTGACTCACTTGAGAAAGGCACTGAACATGAAGATGAATACATGATCAGTGAAAAGGAGCTCCTTGTTAACAG ATTTATTTCGATTCCAAAAGACATGGGTACATTTAATTGTGGGGCGTTTGTTGCTGGAATAGTAAGG GGTGTTTTGGACAGTGCTGGTTTTCCAGCTGTTGTCACGGCTCATTTTGTGCCAATGGAAGGTCAGCAGAGACCCCGGACAACCATTTTGATAAAATTTGCTGAAGAG GTACTACGAAGAGAAGCAAGGTTAGGTTAA
- the LOC122296346 gene encoding probable CCR4-associated factor 1 homolog 7, with protein sequence MSILPKSDLIHIREVWNDNLEEELALIRDIVDDYPYIAMDTEFPGIVLRPVGQFKSNVEYNYQNLKGNVDLLKLIQLGLTFSDEKGNLPTCGTDKYCVWQFNFREFDPSEDVYANDSIELLSQSGIDFNKNKEKGVDARRFSELLMSSGIVLNDNVHWVTFHSGYDFGYLLKLLTCQNLPDTQSGFFNLIKIYFPVLYDIKHLMRFCNSLHGGLNKLAELLEVERIGSCHQAGSDSLLTCCTFMKLKESFFNGSPEKYAGVLYGLGVENGQGTY encoded by the coding sequence ATGTCAATTTTGCCGAAAAGCGATTTGATTCACATCCGGGAAGTTTGGAATGATAATCTTGAAGAAGAACTTGCTTTGATTCGGGATATTGTAGACGATTACCCTTATATTGCAATGGATACTGAGTTTCCGGGGATCGTGCTTCGCCCTGTAGGACAATTCAAGAGCAACGTTGAGTATAATTACCAGAACCTTAAGGGCAATGTGGATCTCTTGAAGTTAATTCAGTTAGGTCTTACTTTTTCCGATGAGAAAGGGAACCTTCCCACTTGTGGGACTGATAAGTATTGCGTGTGGCAATTCAATTTCCGGGAATTTGATCCCAGTGAGGATGTGTATGCTAATGACTCCATTGAGCTGTTATCCCAGAGTGGCATTGATTTCAATAAGAACAAAGAGAAGGGTGTTGATGCTCGTCGGTTTAGTGAATTGCTGATGTCTTCGGGGATTGTGTTGAATGATAATGTCCATTGGGTTACTTTCCATAGTGGGTATGATTTTGGATACTTGCTCAAGTTGCTTACTTGCCAGAATCTTCCCGATACGCAGTCAGGGTTCTTTAATCTGATCAAGATCTATTTTCCTGTGCTTTATGATATCAAGCATTTGATGAGGTTCTGTAACAGCCTTCACGGCGGATTGAACAAGCTTGCAGAGCTCTTGGAAGTGGAGAGAATTGGTAGTTGTCACCAAGCTGGTTCGGATAGTTTGCTTACTTGTTGTACTTTCATGAAACTGAAAGAGAGTTTCTTTAATGGGTCACCTGAAAAATATGCTGGTGTCTTGTATGGTCTTGGTGTTGAGAATGGACAGGGTACATATTGA
- the LOC122296345 gene encoding trafficking protein particle complex subunit 5 isoform X1: MIGVGKIKQYSNVLDKPLAKGKQEVSLSAFAFLFSELVQYNQTQVDNIAELERRLEDAGYAVGARVLELLCHRDKGNRRETRLLGILSFVHSTVWKVLFGKVADSLEKGTEHEDEYMISEKELLVNRFISIPKDMGTFNCGAFVAGIVRGVLDSAGFPAVVTAHFVPMEGQQRPRTTILIKFAEEFRNVYRRIIAT; this comes from the exons ATGATCGGAGTAGGGAAGATCAAGCAGTACTCCAACGTTCTCGACAAGCCCCTCGCCAAGGGCAAGCAAGAG GTGAGTTTGAGTGCGTTTGCCTTCTTGTTTTCGGAGCTTGTGCAGTATAATCAGACGCAGGTGGACAATATCGCCGAGTTAGAAAGAAG ACTGGAGGATGCAGGCTATGCTGTCGGTGCTCGAGTTTTGGAACTTCTTTGCCATAGGGATAAG GGAAATCGAAGGGAAACACGATTGCTGGGCATTCTCTCCTTTGTACACAGTACCGTGTGGAAGGTGTTATTTGGAAAG GTGGCTGACTCACTTGAGAAAGGCACTGAACATGAAGATGAATACATGATCAGTGAAAAGGAGCTCCTTGTTAACAG ATTTATTTCGATTCCAAAAGACATGGGTACATTTAATTGTGGGGCGTTTGTTGCTGGAATAGTAAGG GGTGTTTTGGACAGTGCTGGTTTTCCAGCTGTTGTCACGGCTCATTTTGTGCCAATGGAAGGTCAGCAGAGACCCCGGACAACCATTTTGATAAAATTTGCTGAAGAG TTTCGTAATGTGTATAGACGCATCATTGCAACATAA
- the LOC122297436 gene encoding replication termination factor 2: protein MTLQIFVQSPEPQIPSQTLTLTPSSTQTLHHLKLSLLPKPLIEFFSSSFYFTLNGKPLPDSTLLESPQIAPLSTLVLHHRLSGGGGDGGATGAESRDCYLNMYAERKPDKVDPNEQRLSKWTNCALSNEPLREPCVIDRLGNVFNKEALVEALLGKKLPKEFGYIKGLKDMITVRFSRVPGAAESDENAGGRTLFECPITGLEINGKYRFLALRNCGHVLSAKALKEVKSSACLVCHEEFQESDKIVINGSEEEVAVLRERMMEEKAKVMEEKAKVREKKVKKNGEEGVELEISRLSGRKHGIDVKAVEKAVSGKLDGNGKSANGGVVKGSLKRFKAGDMAPANATKEVYASIFTSSKKSNFKETYSCRSLPLGRN, encoded by the coding sequence ATGACTCTCCAAATCTTCGTCCAATCCCCTGAGCCACAAATTCCCTCCCAGACCCTTACCCTAACTCCATCTTCAACACAAACCCTCCACCATCTCAAGCTCTCTCTCCTCCCCAAACCCTTAATCGAGTTTTTTTCCTCCTCATTCTACTTCACCCTCAATGGCAAGCCCCTCCCTGACTCCACCCTGCTCGAAAGCCCCCAAATTGCCCCTCTCTCGACTCTGGTTTTACACCACAGACTTTCCGGCGGTGGCGGCGATGGTGGTGCCACCGGAGCCGAGTCCCGCGACTGCTATCTCAACATGTACGCGGAGCGAAAGCCCGATAAGGTCGACCCCAACGAGCAGAGGCTATCTAAGTGGACAAATTGCGCGCTCTCTAACGAGCCATTGAGGGAACCCTGCGTGATCGATCGGCTCGGTAATGTGTTTAACAAGGAAGCGCTTGTGGAGGCGCTTCTGGGCAAGAAATTGCCCAAGGAATTCGGCTACATCAAGGGCTTGAAGGACATGATTACAGTTAGGTTTTCGAGGGTTCCAGGGGCGGCAGAATCGGATGAAAACGCTGGCGGCAGGACGCTGTTTGAGTGCCCAATTACCGGCCTCGAGATTAACGGAAAGTATAGGTTTTTGGCTTTGAGGAATTGTGGGCATGTTTTGAGTGCGAAGGCCTTGAAGGAAGTGAAGTCCTCGGCATGCCTTGTATGTCACGAGGAGTTTCAGGAATCGGATAAGATTGTGATAAATGGGAGCGAGGAGGAGGTGGCGGTGTTGAGGGAGAGGATGATGGAGGAGAAGGCGAAGGTGATGGAGGAAAAGGCGAAGGTGagggagaagaaagtgaagaagaaTGGGGAGGAAGGTGTAGAATTGGAGATTTCACGTTTGAGTGGTAGGAAGCATGGAATCGATGTGAAGGCGGTGGAGAAGGCGGTTTCCGGTAAATTGGATGGAAATGGGAAGTCTGCCAATGGTGGGGTAGTTAAAGGATCATTGAAGCGATTCAAGGCAGGGGATATGGCCCCGGCGAATGCTACCAAAGAAGTTTATGCTTCGATATTTACATCGTCTAAGAAGTCAAATTTTAAGGAAACATACTCTTGCAGATCTCTGCCGCTTGGTAGGAACTGA